The Humulus lupulus chromosome 4, drHumLupu1.1, whole genome shotgun sequence genome has a window encoding:
- the LOC133833169 gene encoding secreted RxLR effector protein 161-like gives MHACSPRKAPIVKDDKFSKAQCPQNDKERDEMKIIPYASLVGNLMYAQVCTRPDIAFVVGVLGRYLSDPGLSHWKAAKKVMRYLQGTKDHLLTYRRADTLDIVGFSDVDYAGCVDDKTSTSGYIYMMAGRAVSWKSVKQTLTASSTMEAEYMACYEATCQAIWLQNFISALKKVAESLITIEYTPTASMLADPLTKGLPICVFAEHITRMGLLGA, from the exons atgcatgcatgttctccTAGGAAGGCACCGATAGTGAAGGATGATAAGTTCTCAAAGGcccaatgtccacaaaatgataaagagagagatgaaatgaagATTATTCCTTATGCGTCGCTTGTAGGCaacttgatgtatgctcaagtatgtaCACGGCCAGATATTGCTTTTGTTGTTGGtgtgttgggtagatacttgagtgatcctggaCTTAGTCACTGGAAAGCAGCTAAGAAggtcatgaggtatcttcagggtaccaaGGATCATCTGTTGACTTACCggcgagctgacactcttgatatagttgggttcagtgatGTCGATTATGCAGGATGCGTAGATGATAAAACGTCCACTTCAGGCTACATCTATATGATGGCTGGAAgagctgtttcatggaaaagtgtcaagcagactCTCACAGCTTCCTCTACGATGGAGGCAGAGTACATGGCATGTTATGAGGCcacttgtcaagcaatatggtTGCAGAATTTCATTTCAGCATTGA AGAAAGTTGCTGAATCCCTCATTACCATTGAGTACACGCCTACCGCTAGCATGTTGGCAGATCCACTTACAAAAGGCTTACCTATATGTGTGTTTGCAGAACACATTACCCGTATGGGATTACTAGGGGCCTAG
- the LOC133829530 gene encoding uncharacterized protein LOC133829530, giving the protein MDTHHKSGTGWVTETAKNTWEELRAYRDTQQTQATDTKSSTPVSSAPEDEDISLVQTVFGKRRGHQKGYGRILNIRGRTPFDFRPSQTRDEELSEMRERLRQLEEHVRTHCITPGSQCAPPPPDDSVGLMYEFYYN; this is encoded by the exons atggatactcaccataaatcaggcacagggtgggtgacagagacagccaaaaatacttgg gaggaattgcgtgcataccgcgacacacagcagacacaggcaactgatactaagagttccacaccagtttcgagtgcgcctgaagatgaagacatatctttggtacaaactgtcttcggaaaacgacggggccaccagaaaggatatggacgtatccttaacataaggggccgaactccatttgattttcgtccttcacaaactagagatgaagagttgtctgagatgagagagcgtcttcgacagttagaggagcatgtccggactcattgtatcaccccgggatctcaatgtgccccaccaccacccgacgactcagtaggacttatgtatgaattttattacaattga